One segment of Actinomycetota bacterium DNA contains the following:
- the yqeK gene encoding bis(5'-nucleosyl)-tetraphosphatase (symmetrical) YqeK gives MNRSETEIVKWLENRVSAGRFQHSVGVMEAATELSQLYGVDPAPLRQAALLHDCAREFSARELVARAEEWGLPVRDVDRQSPVLLHGKLAVVIAERDLGLTDPAMVSAVRWHTAGHPQMSLSDKLFYLADVLEPTSPLPWVPELRVVAHENVDRAVLMAIEINTDHLDRTGRIVDPDTYLLKELLAG, from the coding sequence ATGAACAGATCGGAAACAGAAATAGTCAAATGGCTCGAAAATCGCGTCTCCGCCGGCCGCTTCCAGCATAGTGTCGGCGTCATGGAAGCCGCCACGGAGCTGTCGCAGCTTTACGGCGTCGACCCGGCGCCGCTGCGGCAGGCCGCGCTGCTCCATGATTGCGCCCGTGAGTTCTCGGCCCGCGAACTGGTCGCGCGCGCCGAGGAATGGGGCCTGCCGGTGCGCGACGTCGACCGCCAGAGCCCGGTGCTCCTGCACGGCAAGCTGGCCGTCGTCATCGCCGAACGCGATCTTGGGCTCACCGACCCGGCCATGGTGAGCGCCGTCCGCTGGCACACAGCCGGCCATCCGCAGATGAGCCTGTCGGACAAGCTTTTCTACCTGGCCGATGTACTCGAACCGACATCGCCCCTGCCCTGGGTGCCCGAGCTGCGAGTGGTGGCTCATGAGAACGTCGACCGCGCCGTGCTCATGGCCATCGAGATCAACACCGACCACCTCGACCGCACCGGCAGGATAGTCGATCCCGACACCTACCTCCTTAAGGAACTCCTCGCCGGCTGA
- a CDS encoding alanine racemase, translating to MPRLTIDLAKIEHNTRRVVELLRPHRVRLAGVTKGCMGNERVAGAMLAGGAAGLCDSRGRNIRNLRRHFPETRIGFLRSPVTRDEACLDADLYFVSSLEQALPLLKLARRPLRFCLMIETGDGREGVPPEMASDEALRIAGAEDADLAGLATNTACARAGAPVGEALSVFNDVAARIDWRLGRGRGQGLISSVGGSGLLRLLTDPEEQEGKPRGWGMSLFAPVTELRCGEAILLGRIPSGSSPDLYLDGAWRDAFMLEGPVLEVYEKNLVTQALVGFGVQDTGGAPLIPCHPGITPASATSDYFAISCSSPELTAHPLRIGEPVRFLPTYYALVAAMTSPFVEKEFI from the coding sequence ATGCCTCGCCTGACCATCGACCTTGCCAAAATCGAGCATAACACCCGGCGGGTGGTGGAACTTCTCAGACCGCACCGGGTAAGGCTGGCCGGCGTCACCAAGGGCTGCATGGGCAACGAGCGCGTTGCCGGCGCCATGCTCGCCGGTGGGGCCGCGGGCCTCTGCGATTCACGCGGACGCAACATCCGCAACCTGCGGCGCCATTTTCCGGAAACGCGCATCGGATTCCTCAGGTCCCCGGTCACGCGCGACGAGGCCTGCCTCGACGCTGATCTATATTTCGTCTCCTCCCTGGAACAGGCGCTGCCGCTACTGAAGCTGGCCCGGCGGCCGCTGAGGTTCTGCCTCATGATCGAGACCGGCGACGGCCGCGAGGGAGTCCCCCCGGAGATGGCCTCGGATGAGGCCCTGCGCATCGCCGGTGCCGAGGATGCCGACCTCGCCGGGCTGGCGACCAACACCGCCTGCGCCCGGGCCGGGGCCCCGGTAGGAGAGGCTCTTTCCGTTTTTAACGATGTCGCCGCCAGGATCGACTGGCGTCTGGGTCGCGGGCGTGGCCAGGGCCTGATCTCCTCGGTCGGCGGCTCGGGACTGCTGCGTCTGCTGACCGACCCCGAAGAGCAGGAAGGAAAACCCCGCGGCTGGGGAATGTCCCTCTTCGCTCCCGTTACGGAGCTTCGCTGCGGTGAGGCTATCCTGCTGGGAAGGATCCCTTCCGGGTCTTCACCGGACCTCTATCTGGACGGCGCCTGGCGCGACGCCTTCATGCTCGAGGGCCCGGTGCTCGAGGTCTATGAAAAAAACCTGGTGACGCAGGCGCTGGTGGGTTTCGGCGTGCAGGACACCGGCGGCGCCCCTCTGATTCCCTGCCATCCCGGCATCACGCCGGCTTCGGCAACCAGCGATTATTTCGCCATCAGCTGCTCGTCGCCTGAGTTGACAGCGCATCCGCTCCGTATTGGCGAGCCTGTGAGATTCCTACCAACCTATTACGCGCTGGTCGCAGCGATGACTTCGCCGTTCGTGGAAAAGGAGTTCATCTGA
- the rpsI gene encoding 30S ribosomal protein S9, giving the protein MARYTATGKRKTSIARVILTPGDGKITVNNRPVDEYFGRPRLRTEVRMPLATTGTESRFDVSANIKGGGVGGQAGALRHGIAKALLEADDSLRKELRVGGFLTRDSRMVERKKAGLKSARKKPQFSKR; this is encoded by the coding sequence TTGGCTAGGTACACTGCGACAGGCAAACGCAAGACCTCCATCGCCCGCGTGATCCTCACGCCCGGCGACGGCAAGATCACGGTCAACAACCGTCCGGTGGACGAGTATTTCGGCCGGCCGCGGCTGCGGACCGAGGTGCGCATGCCTCTGGCGACCACCGGCACCGAAAGCCGGTTCGACGTCTCCGCCAATATCAAGGGCGGCGGTGTGGGCGGCCAGGCGGGCGCCCTGCGGCACGGCATCGCCAAAGCTCTGCTGGAAGCCGATGATTCGCTGCGCAAGGAACTTCGCGTCGGCGGCTTCCTCACCCGCGATTCACGGATGGTCGAGCGCAAGAAGGCCGGACTCAAGAGCGCCCGCAAGAAGCCGCAGTTCTCCAAGCGCTAG
- the rplM gene encoding 50S ribosomal protein L13 yields MKTYVAKPSNIERNWLIVDAKDQRLGRLATRIADNLRGKTKPTYTPNIDTGDFVVVVNAERIAVTGRKMDNKIYYRHTGYPGGLKQRTLSEMLAKKPEEVLRLAVKGMLPKNRLGRAQLRKLKIYVGPDHPHAAQNPEEMKLG; encoded by the coding sequence ATGAAGACTTACGTCGCCAAACCTTCCAACATCGAGCGAAACTGGCTCATCGTCGACGCCAAGGACCAGCGCCTTGGACGCCTGGCGACGCGCATCGCCGACAACCTTCGCGGCAAGACCAAACCGACCTACACGCCCAACATCGACACGGGCGATTTCGTGGTCGTGGTCAACGCCGAGCGCATCGCCGTCACCGGCCGCAAGATGGATAACAAGATTTATTACCGGCACACCGGCTATCCCGGCGGGCTCAAGCAGCGCACGCTCTCCGAGATGCTGGCCAAGAAGCCGGAAGAGGTTTTACGCCTGGCGGTAAAGGGCATGCTGCCCAAGAACCGGCTCGGCCGGGCGCAGCTGAGGAAACTAAAGATTTATGTGGGCCCCGATCATCCGCATGCGGCCCAGAATCCGGAGGAGATGAAGCTTGGCTAG